gctaTATTTAAGAGGAAGTTCTAAGAAGCACCCATTGTGGGCTGGGCACTATAGAAAattgtagagggttattggtgataagtccgtcttaatgtgaattgtttatACTATGACACATTCATATGATCATATgtttttattaaactgtttttgtttatatttctgctcactagactcttgtagcttatctctTTCCCCTAACtctaggtttgcaggatcagaggtaACTTGGGAGGTCGACAGAGTTGTTGGTATAGTcctgttgtaatagtatagttgtaGACATGTATTAAATTATAgattagaattgtgttttgctcaaattttcttttataatcccTGGtttatgatccttttatgtaaaAACTTTTAAGTATAAGTTTTTAAGtataagttatgtttgaaccaagcttgaggcatgtaatgttgaccatactagagcatttgataacacatccttgggaggacttacctatggattttgttcttggtcttccacgtaCTCAATGTGGAtctgattttatttttgttattgttgacaggttctccaaaatggctcatttcattccttgcaagaaaactaatgatgcttctcatgtaGCAAAACTATTTTTCCAAGAgattgttcgcttacatggtgttcctaagaccattacttctgacagagatgtgaagtttttagctcacttctgggtgactttatggaaacGTTTTGGAATTGAACTTCGATATAACAGTGCTGCacatccccaaactgatggacaaactgaagtgCTGAATCGcacgcttggcaatcttctgcgcTGCATCTGCAGTAACAAGAAAACTGTTTGGGATTTTGCTCTTACCCAAGcaaaatttgcttacaacagtgttGTCCATagctccacaaagatgtcaccGTTTGCTATTGTGTACAAGAAAGTCCTAGCGCATAtagttgatcttattgcccttcccaTAGGTTCTCACAACAGTGTTGCAGTAAGCAACTTGGCAAAACATcacgtggatgttttcaaacaggtataacaatgccttacagaagccaatgataaatataaagttaCAGTTGATAAATATAGGAGTTTCAAGTCTTTCAATATTGGTaaccaagttatggtgtatttacgcaaggagcgtggtggaggatagaaaaagcttgacgccaagaagattaGTCAATTCCGaatcattcagaagatcaatAACAATGCTTATGTTCTTCACCtcccacatgagatgaaaattttcaagacgtttaatgtggcagatctattttagtactaccctgctgatgacaactcgaggtcgagttctttacgagtggaagggaatgacatggagcaactagccttggactATACGACAGACTTGGACCGGGCCTAACTTTTGCTACCGACGTTCAATAaagacccacgatagcttttcgaaaagaaaatttcaagaCGCATGATTTTCAAAAATGTGACGAGAGCCATAGGTCTcgtcacaaagttcgatataGAAATTCCATGGTTTagagggtcaattttgcattttaattatttttttagatattttaggtatttttataattttgcacattagggttttgttttctattataaatagactctcttggctattagaaactcacttttcaatttttgaggaatttcaatatgACTTTTAGTCttttagcctatcttttctcttatttcttcTTAACCAAacaatattggttaaaactcttgaCGGAATCTAATTAGTCCTTTATTAAAGACATTTTATTAATGAGGATGCTTGCCTATTATTAGATTCTATCACTCTTGCATAGGATGCAGATTATTGTGATATGGTTGCTTAGAGATACACACCTTCTAGTATGTTTTCCATTAAATCTACCAATGAGTTGGCTAATAGGGTTACTTTTACGCCTAGGGATGGCCTTTGGAAAACACTGTGGAAGATTAAAGTGCCACAACGGTGTCGTATGTTTTACTGGCTGGTTGTCCATGGTAAGATAATGACTAATGTGGAAAGGTTTAGACGTAATTTTACTCATAATCTGGCCTGTAGTATTTGTGGGTTTTGTGAGGAATTTGTTAGCCATGTATTACGAGATTTCCCTGTTGCTTGTCTTGTTTAGGAGCAAATTTGGGACCCTAGTATGTACATTTTCTTTTTCGCTCTTCTTGTGTTTGATTGGCTGCGCTTTGGTGCTAGTTTTGGCTCTTGTTTGTTAGTTAGTTGCCACCCCTAGAGATATTATGTATTATTGTGAGGTGGATTTGGTGTTGGCCAAATGCCATGGTTTTTCAATATGTTTCTGAGGGTATTTGCCTTGCTGAAAAATTGCATTCTCAAGTATATTATCTTCATCGTAATAAGGATGATTGGCTAAATGGGTCCAATATGGCTTGTAAGTATGGACAAATTATTATCTCTGTTTTTTGGCAACCTCCAGCTGGCGATTGGGTCAAGCTTAACTATGATGGTGTGAGAAAAGGGAATCCTAGGTGTAGCGGTGCTAGTGGTGTGATTTGTAATCATCTCGAGGGCTGGCTTGTTCGTTTTTATGTTCGTTTGGGAGCGTGTAGTGCAATAGTAGCTGAATTACAAGGACTAATCCATAGGTTGACATGTGCATGGGAGCATGGTTGTCGACAGGTAGAGGTGAATGTAGACTCTCGCCTACTTTCACCTAATATTCGATCTGCTGAATCATGGGTGACTTCAAATCATTGATTGTGGGTTTAATTTTGCAATGTCAAGTCTTATTGAAGAGGGCCTAGATGATTCAATTGGTTCATTATTGTCGGGAAGCCAATAGCGTGGCTGATTATCTTGCTAATTTTGTTATTTCCGTGTTTGCTGGTTGACATTTGCTTGACTCTCAACTTAAAGAGATTATGACTTCTTATATTAAGATAAAAAATGTATAGAATGACTTAGAATGATccctttatttaattaattttcttgttttttttgaaattttcctCTCTCTaccataataaaaaaataaattttctttccaataattttaaattattatcaaattattacttttataatattaagataataattttataatcgcTGCTGTGATACTATTATATAAATCTTAAaatgtaatattaaaataaatataaaataatttttatgtaataattaaaaaataatataaatctaatttatacttttgtttgaaataaaatatttagaaaaaatgttaattatataattgtattttttaaaagaaaaaaaaaattcttccaTTTTGAGAATGAATAAAAaagtcaattaattaaatttttgtaaatttccatgtaatatatatatatatattttttgtctaAGACAGGAAATTAATTCAAGAAGCCCGTTATCTAACTGTCCCGGAGCGGACCTGAGAACCTGTTTGCCAATTGCCACGTTGCGTTTAGCGGGGAAGGTAGACGACGGTGGCGTCAAATGCTGGTGTTGACTAAAAGTCTCAACAACCACACCGAGCTAACGTAAACTCTCTTATTTCTCTGCACCAACTCAGCTTAcctacctctctctctctccctctctccctcttcctcctcttcctcctcttcctcttcctcttcctcctccctGTGACCATCTTCAATTCAATGTCTTCGTCTATGGAACCACTCCATAATGATAATGTCATCACCTGCAAAGGTAGTTTTTTGGTTTCTGATTCTTTGTTTTTCTTCATCAttttattacattacatcacagatttcttttttcaaaaGCTGCGGTGGCATGGGGACCTGGGGAGCCGCTGGTGCTGGAGGAAGTACAATTGAGTCCACCACAACCTAACGAGATTAGGATCAAAGTCGTCTGTACCTCTCTTTGCCGTAGCGACTTCACCGCTTGGGAATCTCAGGTTTCCCCCTTCCACTCCTCCATTTTGCTTGTTTTGTAAGTGCATGTTCAAAATTACGTTCCAGAGCAGCAGAAGCAGCTTTTTAGAAAACTATCCTTTAGAGAAATTAAAATGGTTTGTGACTTTTGTAggtattataaaatttctataATGTGTTAAATTTAATTCACAGGGGAAGCCACTTATGTAAATTTGTTTATAAGcagttaatttaaaatttgataaattgCTTATAAGTGGATGATAGTTGATACTTACAGTAGCATATGAgcagatttatttttaaaattactaaaagTTACTAAATAAGATCTATGCtagaatttttataattaaacaaGAGTGATATGGAAAAATACTTGGTCAAACTTCTTAGCTTATATATAAATAGACGAATCAGCTTAGTTTTGAGCTTATCATCCAAGCACCACCTAAATTCCATTCATACTGTATTTGTGTGGCAAGTCCCATCCTACTGCTTGAGATGTGATTGCTATTCTAGAGTTAATAAAGTGAATTctaatttgttattttttgtTGCTTTTGATTGGATAGACCATTTGATTAATAATTCTAGAGGCCAATGATCATGGAATTTGTCATACAATATAGGCATATATTATATGCCCTTCGTGGTAAGCAAATGGTTTCTGGTTTCTAGACTAGTCTGAAACATTATGGCATTTGAGATTTGCAAGATAATGGAAACTCTGGTGATTTATGCTGTTTGAAGGGGTTTTCGTGAGGTAGTTAATTGAGTTTTTCAATCTTTATGCATCGGTTTTGTtattgttgaatcccacatcggttgtggaaagggttaatgtgcccttatatgggccataggcactcctcccctggctagcttttggggtcagttaggcctgacccaaatttaacaaggCATCAGAGCCTCCCATCCATTGGGCCTcctataaatatgtcacgcaccagtaaaattctgggTTTTAATGGGTGTGAGAGGGGCGTATTGAATCCCTCATTGGTTGTGGAAAGGAGTAATGTGCCTCTTATATGGACCATAGACActcctccccttgagctagcttttgggatgagttaggtctgacccaaatttaacctGCTGGGTAGCATTCAGATTGATAGTTCCCAAAATCAGGGATTCCTGAACTAGCTAATGCTGCATAACTGAAGAAATTACAGCCTGCCTTCCTCTCTTGAGATTTGCCCATTTATGAAGAAAGGTTCACTTCCTCTGCTCTCGTTCCCATGTGACTTCTGCTGCATTTTTCTCTAACAGCTCAACTAGTACCAGCTGTTGAATTCTGGAACCTTCCTCTCCATTTCCATTTGCTGATAACTCATCTCTTCCCTTCTTCTTGAAATATTTTCTGCAATAGACCTTTCGTTGTTTTGGGCCATGAACTTCACTTCCTGGGCCTTCACTGAGTACCTGCACCTATGATTATTATCCTTTCTCCAATTTCAGTGTCTTCGCAAGGTAATGTGATCCATCCCTTCAAGGAACACTCATCAACCATAGAGCCCTCAAAATTATAAGAGGCAGATAGTCCCAACTTGTCACATTTTGTACAAGGAAATATAGAACTGTTAAGGAAGGAATTTAGTAATTCCAGATGTCAATCATTGGAGGCAAATAGTGATTATTTTGGTATAGTAGATTCTTTCATAAAATGGTTTTGCAGCTGGATGTTAGTTACCTAACAGCTGTATAAAGTGAGGTCTAATACCTGTAGGGAGACATTCTGAAACTGAATGGAGAGATACTCTTCTCATTTATCTCTGcctctatctctttctcttcttttctataATCTTCTACTTCTATTCTATGTCTTCTTCTCTCTTGGATCTAtttctgcttcttctttttttacttCTTTGTTTCGCAGATCTGATACATTATGAAGACCTAACAAAAAATGTTTACGCTGTCCTCAGAAAAAGCATACATCATTTAGAGTAATTTTAAAATGGTTTTCCTTTTGTCATGCATTTCTGATCAGAGAATTAAGAATCAATAGAATCACTTAAGTTTTTTAAGTCCCGTAATCCCATTGCAAATACAAATCTCAATaggtaaattaattttttaattagggTTGATGAccaaaaaaattcaaaactcTAGTCCAGTTTGCAATCGTTGACCAGTATTTATTGGTGTTTGTGAAAGCTCTCGAGGTAAATTTCCCATGATAAATCATATGGGTACGGTTTAGCTGCAAAATTGTGTTTTTCATTTGCAATTCTTTTTGTTGGCACTTTTACCTTTTGTGCTTAGAGGTTCAAAACATGAGTTTGAATACACAAGACGGGTTGAAAAGTTAATGACTATTTTCAAATGTtgctctttttgttttgctcctCTTTCTTGGTTACAAACAGGGGCAAATGCCTCAAAGCTAAACAGCACAACTATGAGAATAAGCTACCCACTAATATCATCAATGGACCAAGACAAAATACCACTTGATGGTTCATAAAAAAAGtagtgatagcggttgtcgaagccgtaaaaaataaacctattaaacaatcaacaattaacttgtagatagtggcaatagggtcgaaccacagggatttgacactacggattttcctaataatgacttggacaagtgaataacaaataattaaaaagggggggttttgatttgatgaattaatactaaatagcaagagaaaacaataatttaaaaggataagaatttcaatgggaaaaggattctagttgaagtatagaTGAATTctagtttgtttagaattgattattgactttttgatactcttatttatttcaataagttagtttgggacgtggaagacgcttctcacaatccaaattcctcctagttttagtttaattaggaaacgttcgttaatcaaactctagttaacaagttgccaagaaacgtccttgggaCTTTTAGCATCGAATAACTGTTAACTGTattaggacttagagaaacccaactctaaccttgccaaccgcgtggtcaagttcagattatgcaactgattacacttgtgtttaaacaatctaagcaattacggacctaaattattcaaacaatatattactcaagcaattaaaaacaacatgccttaattgattctaaaagcaaagcaataattatagaaagattaggttgcataaatattgaaggtaaataagagtttaataatggagttttaaatctcccaattcattacaaatctgaaattccaacttcaactagaaaagagaattgtttagccactcatggtggacaaaatcacaaaagaaaggaagaaagaaaagaagaaaagctgCTGTGTTTCTGCAAAATTTCCGAAGGTGGAGAGAGATGTTGCTGGTTTAGATGCTgtccccttttatagctggagaatccttatccaattagggtttggaaatcccaatcttgacttggtcttctttgtagtctttgattcctcttttgtttttttttgtatttaattgtgaATGGAATTCTTTAAGTGAAAGACTTTTTCGTgactcttgggactgatctggcagtatttaaaatggatttggacttctcaacttttgaatttcagttttctgcacttttcccaCTTCTGCTGTCTCTCTACGTCaatgtgatttgggcagatcacttgcccaaatcatttctgCGAATTTACTTCCAGGTTTCTGCCTCAGCTTCCTTTgcttgatttggccaaatcactctgacccaatcacttttctggcttctcctgcactttttctccaactttccattttcttcctttcctgcaaaaacataacaaaaaccataaattaagctggaaaatgtttatttaagtaataataaagataatagaaatgttgctaaattatgtttgatcaagtaGCAATTTTACACCATTATTTTCACAAAATCTGTCAAAATAAAATTGCATCATAGTAGATGTGCCCTTGATTGATAACTCCAATCCCTTTTAGCAACTATTGCACTTCCGAAGCCAGAAAGTTGCCGCATTCCTGAAAGCAGAGAAGTTCCTGTTCATGACTCCTAGCTTGCCATTACCATGTCCAGTATACTCACACCATTAATCTCTACCATACATATTGATGGGCTATGACATATGAAACTATTGTTAAATCAGTTTCAGAATAGTAAAAATTTCTATGATAGAATAGAGTTGCTAACTAATTTTGGTGGGTAAGTGTGCATCTTCCAGATTAACAGTCAGGATcagatgatatggtatggtaagAGTGAGAAATTCTGCTGAAGAGTATAGAGAAACACTTTATTGAATGGAGTAATTTTATGTACAACTTGATGACTCTAACTGTGCTATTTCTAGCAataaaaacaacataaaatcTCAACAACTAGATAAAATGATGATCATACTTAAAGTTAATCTAAAAAATCAAAGGATATTTTGAATTAAGTTCCAACATTCCCGCCCTTAGTTCATTGCTCGTTTTTTCTTTATTcttattgttattttaattgaaGCACTTCCGATCAAATTTTGATGGACTGGAACACTTTTCTCTAGCTAACAATTTTATGTTTAGAACACTTCTTTTAAACTACTTCTGACCAATTGTTGATGCACTTTTCACCAACCTTACATTGTTAATTACATTAGAACGAATTTTTCCAAATTACCAAGCTTCtagtgttgatttttttttattggagCACTTCTCTACAAACGAATTCTTGTTGATGCACTTTCTCATAAAAAGTTTCTTTGGAACACTTCTCTCCCTATGACTCTTCTCGTTGATGCACTTCTCATTATTTAAAACACTGCTCTCTAATAATCCATAAAAATAACCCATAAAGGCGCAATTCTCACTTGGAGCTGCtctcttttttttcatttctcataAGCTCTCTTGaacatacttttttttttctcacggATCCCATAAGATTGATACCACTGTTGAGAAGAAAAAACATGCCGGAGAACATAGGGAAAATATTATGGATAATGGATAGACCAAATCCATAATAagcatattatatttatctactAGTTTTTCACCTCTATTATCTTATTTTaccttattttatttgtttattattagattttattatctTCTCAAATAgattattatctaataattacATGTATTAGACTAATATTTTTCGTAGAAGCctttattatgttattttatcttatcttatttgtttgttattagatttttattatcttCTCAAATAcattattatctaataattacCTGTATtagactaatatttttattagaagCCTTATAATTTTATGAACTTCCACTGTATTAGAAGTTATTTGTGTTAACAGCCCCCTCTAATGAGCTCCTCTCCTATCAGTCATCTCGTGATGCAATCCGTGACCCATCACCGTAACAGAACACTTTCTTGAATGGGAGATAATTTTATGTAAAACTTGATAACTCTATTGTGTTATTTATTGCAgtaaaaacaacataaaatttCAACAACTAGATAAGATATGATCTtactttaaaaattgaaataagataatctaaaaaatataattctaaaatCTAGAAGGATATCCTGAAGACCaaatcaatccgtttgaataAAGTTCTAACAAAAACTAATATCCATCCCACATCCTGTTAATTAAACCTGAAATTGCACACTCGcatcatattttaaattgatttctgTGTAGTTGTTCAGTCGTAAttgaggatttttttttttttttgtttggttgTTCTTTTACTCTTTTATATTCCGATTCTCCCTTCCTGTGTTTATACAGTCAGTGGGGTGAATGCCTTAGATAACATGAATCTATATGCAGGCTATTTTCCCTCGGATATTTGGCCACGAAGGATCAGGGTAACTTCTAAACTTTCCTTTCTAATGTAATAAATAATTCTCATCATGCCTCTGCACAATTTTCGAGTGCTTAACTTTGTAATATGTGACCTTTGGCTTAAATTGGAGCCTTGTCATCAAGGCTCACCCTCATATTTTTCTAGTTTTTGCTTTGTGGTTTTTTCATATAATTCTAACTTTAGACAATGCTatcagaaaaataatttacttctTGTCAAATAGCAGCAGAGAACCTTACAGTTGCTGTCCTCCACTGCAAAATCTGTGCTTCACAGTCCTaaattcttgattttttttttcaagttcaTAATTTGATGACAACCATAACTTCCAAAATTTCTAATTGGCCAATTATTTCTACGTTTTATTCTCTCAAATTACCCTAAAAATATACACCATCTCTAAATTTCTACATTTTCTTTGTCAAAATTTAAGGTtgagaataaaataatatgggAGAACCAGGGAAATAACTAAAAAGAAGCTCGGGTAGTAACATTTACGATTAATTGGCACCTACCATAAAAGAGAGATTGCATGCTAATCATCTTTATTCCAAATGTTATCAATTAAGGCACTTGTACATGTAGTAATATGCATATAATAAGGATAACCATGTGATATGTATTGAGGAAGATAACTGGAGTTGTTTTTATTATCAAGTTTGTAGGATTGTCGAGAGCATCGGAGGGGGAGTGACTGAATTTGAAGAGGGGGATCATGTGCTCACAGTATTCACAGGAGAATGCAGGACTTGCAGACAGTGTACACACACTAGAAAAAACAACATGTGCCAAGTACTGGGTTTGGAGAGGAGAGGTGTAATGCATAGTGATCAGAGAACCCGCTTCTCAATTAAAGGGAAGCCCATATACCATTACTGTGCAGTTTCAAGTTTCAGTGAATACACAGTGGTGCACACTGGGTGTGCTGTCAAAGTTAGCCCAGCTGCACCTTTGGAGAAAATATGCCTTCTCAGTTGTGGAGTAGCTGCAGGTATGATATTCAGAGTTTGAATCTTATAATTATAAGTTAATGATCTCTAATCTTGTGTACATTTCATAaacatgtatgattttgtgtgtCTAACTGTCTATAGATTTATACAAGTCAATCATAaacatgtatgattttgtgtgtctaattgtttaatttttctGCAATTCATGTGAAGTGTTGCATGGATGCAACTAGGCACATGCCTATTGAGCCTTGCCAGCAGATCAACAGCTGAGGCATTGAGGGCTGTGCCTTTTGCACCTTTAACAACTGCAAGATCAAGTTACAACTTACTTGAAAAGCATCCTTGATAATCCACTGTAGTTTTGCAAGTATAGTTTCAAGGACTTCAAACTAGTAAAGGGAGAAGGTCATTTTCTAGTAAACTGGGAACCGAAGTAAGGATCTAAGCACATAAGACACCAAAGTATATGTGAGAGAACAGAGAAACTTCTAGAGATACAAAGCAAATGAACTAAAGATACTTGTAAATCTTTCCTAGCTGTAAAAGGTTTATaagttgcaaaaaaaaaaaaaaaaaaaaaaaaaatcatagataTACTTTAGCTGCTGGTGCAGATGTCTATGCCTTAATGGTATCAGAATGcagtttgacaaattgcacattgttggAATTCTTGGAACATATTGATCAAATTCATATCTGCATTCCCATTACAAGTGGAACATACAGCAGATAGTAAGatacataaacatgaatttCCACAAGATTAAGATAAGATAGTTTGAGCTCAAAAACTTAGGCTCCATCCATAATATTTAAGGAAGTGagatttggagcaaaagagtctTGATATACAATCAAACTGTTCTCGCTTGTGTAAAAAAATACAGTGCCAGGATTTGTTTATTAGCAAGGGGAGGATATTATCTTGGAACTTTTGAAAATTATATCTTCATAATTGTTTTTCTTTGTAAGTTTCTCTGTAAGCAAGAGGGGAGATGATAAACTGCTCTTGCTTGACAATTTGACTGAGAACGTGGTACTTTTTCAGATTAATAACAACTGAGGTTCAATTTTAGGTTTGGGTGCAGCGTGGAATGTTGCTGATGTATCTGAAGGATCAACTGTAGTCATTTTTGGTCTTGGAACTGTAGGCCTCTCTGTAAGTATTGCATGTTGTATCAATTTTACTGACAATGTTACCTGCATTATCATAATATTAACTCATTTAACATTTTGATATTAGGTTGCACAAGGTGCTAAACTCAGAGGGGCGGCTCAAATAATTGGTGTTGACAGTAATCCTGAAAAGCATGAGAAAGGTGTGACTCACATTCGCACTTCAAGTCAAATTTTTGGGTTGCATTAATAAGATAAAGTAATGCTTGTGGATCCTAATGGCATTTCTGTTCTGGGTGCAGCAAAGGCTTTTGGAATAACACAATTTATCAACCCAAATGACTGCAAGGAACCTATTCAACAGGTATCGTTTAACATATAGGCATACTTTTAGAACAAAAGCACATTTAAAGGATAGCATAACTA
This is a stretch of genomic DNA from Manihot esculenta cultivar AM560-2 chromosome 2, M.esculenta_v8, whole genome shotgun sequence. It encodes these proteins:
- the LOC110609384 gene encoding alcohol dehydrogenase-like 6 isoform X2; translated protein: MSSSMEPLHNDNVITCKAAVAWGPGEPLVLEEVQLSPPQPNEIRIKVVCTSLCRSDFTAWESQAIFPRIFGHEGSGIVESIGGGVTEFEEGDHVLTVFTGECRTCRQCTHTRKNNMCQVLGLERRGVMHSDQRTRFSIKGKPIYHYCAVSSFSEYTVVHTGCAVKVSPAAPLEKICLLSCGVAAGLGAAWNVADVSEGSTVVIFGLGTVGLSVAQGAKLRGAAQIIGVDSNPEKHEKAKAFGITQFINPNDCKEPIQQVVKSITNGGADYSFECVGDTGMITTALQSCCDGWGLTVTLGVPKVKPEISAHYGLFLSGRTLKGSLFGGWKPKSQLPSLVDMYMKQEIKVDDFITHNLPFEDINTAFNLMKEGKCLRCVIHMPK
- the LOC110609384 gene encoding alcohol dehydrogenase-like 6 isoform X3, whose amino-acid sequence is MCQVLGLERRGVMHSDQRTRFSIKGKPIYHYCAVSSFSEYTVVHTGCAVKVSPAAPLEKICLLSCGVAAGLGAAWNVADVSEGSTVVIFGLGTVGLSVAQGAKLRGAAQIIGVDSNPEKHEKAKAFGITQFINPNDCKEPIQQVVKSITNGGADYSFECVGDTGMITTALQSCCDGWGLTVTLGVPKVKPEISAHYGLFLSGRTLKGSLFGGWKPKSQLPSLVDMYMKQEIKVDDFITHNLPFEDINTAFNLMKEGKCLRCVIHMPK
- the LOC110609384 gene encoding alcohol dehydrogenase-like 6 isoform X1, which produces MLVLTKSLNNHTELTFLFSKAAVAWGPGEPLVLEEVQLSPPQPNEIRIKVVCTSLCRSDFTAWESQAIFPRIFGHEGSGIVESIGGGVTEFEEGDHVLTVFTGECRTCRQCTHTRKNNMCQVLGLERRGVMHSDQRTRFSIKGKPIYHYCAVSSFSEYTVVHTGCAVKVSPAAPLEKICLLSCGVAAGLGAAWNVADVSEGSTVVIFGLGTVGLSVAQGAKLRGAAQIIGVDSNPEKHEKAKAFGITQFINPNDCKEPIQQVVKSITNGGADYSFECVGDTGMITTALQSCCDGWGLTVTLGVPKVKPEISAHYGLFLSGRTLKGSLFGGWKPKSQLPSLVDMYMKQEIKVDDFITHNLPFEDINTAFNLMKEGKCLRCVIHMPK